From Streptomyces sp. SAI-135:
TCCTCACGAGGGGCCGTGCGCGCCTCGAAGGCCGCGCGTTCGCGTTCCGCGCTCTCCTGGTGGCGGACCAGGCCGCGCAACCCCCGGACCACCGGGTCGACATGGGTGCGCACGTGCACGAGGTAGCGCCACACGATCACGCCCATCAGCACGAACTGCCCGAGCCCGAGGGCGAGTCCGATCGTGAGAGGGCCGCTCACGGAGGTGTTCATCAGACCGGGCGCGAAGCCCGACAGCAGGACGTACAGCAGGAAGCCGCCGACGGCCACGGCCGTGGCCCGGACACCGAAGCGCCGGTGACGTTGGCGCAAGGACCGGTACGCGGGCTGTCGGGACACCGATCGACGGTCCGCCGCTTCGGGGCCCGCTTCGTAGGGGGACGGAGGCCCGCCGAGCCCCGGGGAGTGCCGTGACACATGCACCTTCTTTGCTGCCGCGCCGGTCGTGACATCAATGGCACGCCGGAGTCGTGCTCCGTGCGGACGTGTGGGGAATTCGTGAATCCAAAATTCACGTGATGCGCATTGCGCGCTTGCCGACAAGCCGGTGAGGGCGGTCGGCCGGGGGGTCGGGGGGTGGCGCCGAGGTCAGGACCGGGATTGTTGCAGCGCCTCCGTTGCACTATCAACCGGGAGGTCGAACCGAATCGGGAAACTGACTCATTCATGTGCTTCGATTTCCCTGCGCGGCATCCTGGGGCCTGCGAAAAGGCCGGAGTCCGGAATAGGTCTGCACCTTCCCGTCGGCCAGGTTGTCTCAAATGCAGCGCACAGAGCGAACGCCTGGCGGACGCGGACCCTTGTCACCGACGGACTAAGGCGGGCCTCCCGGGACTCACCTCACGCAAACAGAACGGCGTGGGGCTCGGCCCGCGCCGGAGGCGCTGCCATATTCGAAGGCCACTTCGGAGGTGGCTGTGACACTAGAGGTGACGACGACACGTCCGCCCGACCGCACCGCCGACCGCGTCCTGGCGCTCGAAGCCCGCCGAGCGCAGGCCGTGGCCGGGAACAGGCCGAGAAGACGCGGCAAGTTCGGCGCCCGGGAGCGGATCGACCTGCTGCTGGATCCCGGCTCCTTCACCGAGACCGGTCTGTTCGTCCGGGCCCGGCCCGCCGGGGACAGCGCCCGACGCCCCTACGGCGACGGTGTGATCACCGGGTACGGCACGGTCGACGGACGTCCCGTCTGCGTGTTCTCCCAGGACTCCACGGTCTTCGGCGGCAGCATGGGCGAGGCCTTCGGTGAGAAGACCGTGGCCCTCATGGACCTGGCGCTCAGAACCGGCTGCCCGGTCATCGGGCTCAACGACGGCGGCGGCGCCCGCATCCAGGAGGGCGTCGTCTCGCTCGCCCTGTACGCCGAACTGGTGCGCCGCAACGTCCGGGCGTCCGGGGTGATCCCGCAGATCTCCGTCGTGCTCGGTCCGTGTGCCGGCGGCGCCGCCTACTCCCCCGCCATCACCGACTTCACCGTGATGGTGGACGGCGCCTCGCACATGTTCGTCACCGGGCCCGACGTCATCGAGGCGGTCACCGGGGAGCGCACCAGCGCCGAGGAGCTCGGCGGCGCCCGGACCAGCAACTCCCTCAACGGCAACGCCCACTTCCTCGCCGCCGACGAGACCGAGGCCCTGGACACCGTACGGGAGCTGCTGTCGTACCTGCCCGTCAACAACCTGGAGCGGCCACCGCAGTACGGCCCCCTGCCGCCCCGCGACGGCATAGCGCTCGACGAGATCGTCCCGGACCGGCTCGGACAGGCCTACGACATGCGGGACATCCTGCGGGCGGTCGTCGACGACGGTGAACTCCTGGAGGTGCAGGAGCTGTTCGCGCCGAACATCATCTGCGCGCTGGCCCTCGTCGAGGGCACGTCCGTCGGCGTGGTCGCCAACCAGCCGCTGCACGCGGCCGGGGTGCTGGACATCGACGCCTCCGAGAAGGCCGCGCGGTTCGTGCGGTTCTGCGACGCGTTCGGCATTCCGCTGCTGACCTTCGCCGATGTGCCGGGCTATCTCTCCGGAGTCCGTCAGGAGCAGGCCGGGATCATCCGGCGAGGCGCCAAACTGCTGTACGCGTACGCCGAGGCGACCGTGCCGAAGGTGACGGTGGTGGTGCGCAAGGCGTACGGCGGCGGATACGCGGTGATGGGTTCCAAGCACCTGGGCGCCGACATCAACCTCGCCTGGCCCACGGCACGGATCGCGGTGATGGGCGCCGAAGGGGCGGTGGGCGTGCTGCACCGGCGTGAACTCGCCGCCGCCGAGGACCCCGAGGCGTTGCGGGCCCGTCTGGTGGACGCGTACGAGAGCACCCACGGGACGCCTTACCTGGCCGCCGAGCGCGGTTACGTCGACGCGGTCATCGCCCCGCGCGAGACCCGCGCCCACGTCTGCCGTGCCCTGCGTGCGCTGCGCGGCAAGCGCGCCCCGATGCCGGAACGCCGGCACGGCAACATCCCGCTCTGACCTGCCTCGCGAGGAGACCTGCCCGATGGACATGCGCCGTCCCCCGCTCGCCCCCGCGTTCCGGAGTCTGCCGGAGTACGTGAGCCACTGGGCCCGGACCACCCCGGACCGCCGGGCGTTCACCTTCGTCGACCATCCCGCTCCGCACTCCCGGGGTGTCCACCGCACCCTGACCTGGCGCCGGCTGGACGTGCGCGTCCGGGCGGTGGCCGCACGGCTCGCCGAGGAGGCCGGGCCCGGGGCGCGGGTCGCGGTGCTGTGCCCCCAGGGGCTGGAGTACGTCACCGGCTTCCTGGGGGCGCTCGCGGCCGGCATGGTCGCCGTACCGATGTACCCGCCCGGTCTGCCCGGGCACGGCGACCGCCTGGCGGCCGTCCTGGCCGACGCGCGCCCCGCCGTTGTCGTGACGGTCCAACAGGTAATCGACGAGGTAAGGGACTTGTGCAGGGGCGCCGCCGCTCGGGTCGTCGCCGTGGACCAGGTGCCCGACGCCGCCGCGCGGGAACTCCCGCCCCCGGCCGGTGGGATCGCCTACCTCCAGTACACCTCCGGGTCGACGCGCACCCCGGCGGGCGTGGAGATCGGGCACACCAACGTCGTCGCCAACGCCCGGCAGGCGCTGGGCGCCTACGGCGCCGACGTCCACCAGGTGACCTGCGTGGGCTGGCTGCCGCTCTACCACGACATGGGGCTCGTCCTCAGTGTCGCCGCCCCGGTCGTGCGCGGGCTGTTGTCGGTGCTCATGGACCCGGTCGCCTTCCTGCACGAGCCCGCGCGCTGGCTGCGGCTGCTGTCCGCCCACCCGCGGGCGCTCAGCGCGGCGCCCAACTTCGCCTACGACTACTGCGCCTCGACGGTGACCGAGGACCAGAAGGCGGACCTGCGGCTGGACGGGGTCGTCGCGCTGATCAACGGCAGCGAACCGGTCCGGCCCACCACGGCCGACCGGTTCCAGGCCGCCTTCGCCGGCCAGGGGCTCGCGGCCACCACGCACTGTCCGTCGTACGGCCTCGCCGAGGCGACCGTCTTCGTCAGCGCCGCTCGGCCCGGCGACCCGGTGCGCCGGTTCGCCCTCGACCGGGACGCGCTCGCCGAGGGCAAGGCGCTGCCCGCACGGCCCGACGATCCCCGGGCCGTGCTGCTGGCGGGCTGCGGAACCCCGGTGGGCCAGGAGGTCTCCGTCGTCGACCCGGTCTCCGGCGCCCACCTGTCCGAGGGCGAAGTCGGTGAGATCCAGGTGCGCGGCCCCAACGTGGGCCGCGGCTACTGGAACCGGGACGAGCAGACCCGGCGCGTCTTCGGCACGGACGGCCGGCTGCGCACCGGTGACCTGGGGACCGTCCTGGAGGGAGAGCTGATCGTCACCGGCCGGCTGAAGGA
This genomic window contains:
- a CDS encoding DUF485 domain-containing protein, which produces MSRQPAYRSLRQRHRRFGVRATAVAVGGFLLYVLLSGFAPGLMNTSVSGPLTIGLALGLGQFVLMGVIVWRYLVHVRTHVDPVVRGLRGLVRHQESAERERAAFEARTAPREEGFRPW
- a CDS encoding acyl-CoA carboxylase subunit beta; amino-acid sequence: MTTTRPPDRTADRVLALEARRAQAVAGNRPRRRGKFGARERIDLLLDPGSFTETGLFVRARPAGDSARRPYGDGVITGYGTVDGRPVCVFSQDSTVFGGSMGEAFGEKTVALMDLALRTGCPVIGLNDGGGARIQEGVVSLALYAELVRRNVRASGVIPQISVVLGPCAGGAAYSPAITDFTVMVDGASHMFVTGPDVIEAVTGERTSAEELGGARTSNSLNGNAHFLAADETEALDTVRELLSYLPVNNLERPPQYGPLPPRDGIALDEIVPDRLGQAYDMRDILRAVVDDGELLEVQELFAPNIICALALVEGTSVGVVANQPLHAAGVLDIDASEKAARFVRFCDAFGIPLLTFADVPGYLSGVRQEQAGIIRRGAKLLYAYAEATVPKVTVVVRKAYGGGYAVMGSKHLGADINLAWPTARIAVMGAEGAVGVLHRRELAAAEDPEALRARLVDAYESTHGTPYLAAERGYVDAVIAPRETRAHVCRALRALRGKRAPMPERRHGNIPL
- a CDS encoding fatty acyl-AMP ligase, whose amino-acid sequence is MDMRRPPLAPAFRSLPEYVSHWARTTPDRRAFTFVDHPAPHSRGVHRTLTWRRLDVRVRAVAARLAEEAGPGARVAVLCPQGLEYVTGFLGALAAGMVAVPMYPPGLPGHGDRLAAVLADARPAVVVTVQQVIDEVRDLCRGAAARVVAVDQVPDAAARELPPPAGGIAYLQYTSGSTRTPAGVEIGHTNVVANARQALGAYGADVHQVTCVGWLPLYHDMGLVLSVAAPVVRGLLSVLMDPVAFLHEPARWLRLLSAHPRALSAAPNFAYDYCASTVTEDQKADLRLDGVVALINGSEPVRPTTADRFQAAFAGQGLAATTHCPSYGLAEATVFVSAARPGDPVRRFALDRDALAEGKALPARPDDPRAVLLAGCGTPVGQEVSVVDPVSGAHLSEGEVGEIQVRGPNVGRGYWNRDEQTRRVFGTDGRLRTGDLGTVLEGELIVTGRLKDLIVVDGRNHYPQDLEATVQETHPAVRRDRLAAFGVAGASGERVVVVAEHARTTSLAEIDVPALVREVRAAVSGRHGLRLADVLLVPPGTVPRTSSGKVSRALTRERYLAGAYAAGGAA